Genomic DNA from Candidatus Schekmanbacteria bacterium:
ACTCATAGTAGAGGGAAAATTGGCGGCAAATTAAAGAATATGCTAAAATCCGAAGCAAAGCACTTTGATTTTATTGTCCATACAGGTGATTTTACATCAATCGAAGCAGCATTATCTATTGAAGCAATTTCAGGAATTCCTCTTATAGGAGTTTCTGGCAATATGGATAATGATGAAGTTCGCTCCCATTATCCATATAAAAAAACTCTATCAGTAGAAAAATTAAGGGTTGGAATCATTCATGGCTGGGGGCCTCCTTACGACTTGATAGAAAGGATAGACAAGGAATTTGAAGATGAAGACATCATAATATTCGGACATACACATATTCCATGCGAAAAGATTTTCAATGGAAAAAGATTTTTAAATCCCGGTTCTGCTTCCAATAATAGAAATGGGATAGGTGAAAGCATAGGAATTTTAGAAATAGACGGAAAAAAAGCAGACTTTAAAATTCGTTATCTTTGATTCTCAACTCACTTTTTTTCTTATCAAATCTCGATAATAGGCAGCTGTCTCAAAGTCGAGCATTTCAGCAGCGTTCTTCATCAGTTCTTCCAGTTCAGGTATGGATTTTTTCATATCCTCCTCTTCTCTGCTCATTACTTCTTCCTCACAGGGTATTTCATAATAGTCTCTTTCACACATCTCTCTTACTGTTTCAGATATTTCTTTTTCAATGGACTTTGGCTCGATTGAATATTTCTTATT
This window encodes:
- a CDS encoding YfcE family phosphodiesterase yields the protein THSRGKIGGKLKNMLKSEAKHFDFIVHTGDFTSIEAALSIEAISGIPLIGVSGNMDNDEVRSHYPYKKTLSVEKLRVGIIHGWGPPYDLIERIDKEFEDEDIIIFGHTHIPCEKIFNGKRFLNPGSASNNRNGIGESIGILEIDGKKADFKIRYL